The following coding sequences lie in one Monomorium pharaonis isolate MP-MQ-018 chromosome 1, ASM1337386v2, whole genome shotgun sequence genomic window:
- the LOC105839540 gene encoding uncharacterized protein MAL13P1.304: MKCHRQCVCLLLQVISFVVNCLAENLILNINFKKPIAVTDHAFLSFTLDPTTLQQNDFIKNIERNTNLARGLAPAYIRLGGPQSNFYNFEQIYLHEIDVKPNDMHFGTQWTLVYQWAKNAGLDVIACITPHYIDNELKTDFMDPRNIAELLSFSDRMGYNISWQLGYECQTRCDLSGEKLGQYVANLREMLKTFPRYSNSLITGPDIVAYRTVQQQKYLQDYLHSANTALSAITWHPNNFNDLDSVSLNNDSISINYNNMIAEKEELYKVISNTAGEKPLWIVESKPQENNHQYLKALIWTKRLGDAAKLDIQVLMRQLPNLYQVTPVYWVSLLHKTLVGRKVLEIKLQSDNFENHVHFYSQCTKPSALYSNGAITIFGINLTPRKVTASLKDLKIKILHKYILSPDFETKNKMSSEQVLLNNKSLNLINDTKLPEINPEIIINPDGLELEFPSNSIGFWVIPNAKVKVCIYSEEETIENGIIKKLSKRHENDIQLNNQEDKEKSINQSNVIENNVKENKNQSNLKIEKISGKQNQKKQKTVKNFDTEGQKKIWGFNLFKKIRKFLQNRVQKKNKNNSSNLQRTFTIDFGEEQENSSEKVEEQQNLNRKIMGVDNQFKSIQDTFKKYKHILLKKKAEIEDIQDYESEVQSIDNIITLLSKIDAFLLYIVTSNEPINKIKDKAKNEEESIIKINKKLKEYFIELENSAEIKSNTINKIEQYFNKLNKLLEDNNLKKDNNGSQISINKDLMEKKRYKRHLDRKLKDSKKMRILKKRSQINDLKDHVIKQKIKQKNDDEKKRQWKLISFGNSKKILNNNKNKYNNLFQRDSVKKLFKSDVFKNTVHHIDHQNLIQKHKKIENDNIYTNTQQNQKSILDHTKYSKISNIENHQNLIEHERIKRDISKKFVDVGPRKDSAFRKRSRIDDLKNYLNERQTKQKHDIKREKLLVPFNPRTIDSAENNFYGFFRRDPIKGFPEGDIFVTTGDSLEQKDKDYDYVEDEDDSDDGSEKKNTQHSQKSMLDYTKDDIWVEKVENDHCNYMPNEFFENIKLSNAMKKNSKTYDDLWEAEFSEDHNNNNSNNNKNNNEITVVDSRYSSMSQLPTASTSNINYKASNAELKGTNQKLEPESKLPNSFYLPSQVSTTKYNYDNYQASINNDKLKEDNSFVMSINNRDDINAQTIQYFRPTNAYAEHSIHDEPFYNNRKKRSNWEKLRKIFAEEMIKEDEKNASRVIRATNSPKKLYYRRNTSASTAQYTDTSPEENKSMSADVKQPKKNVLNPVTIEEYDEIMDGEVLPNESVIESDYEKNDTTDTEFTVTELSALDHKLSNITQVTDASSISGASNISEQYDNAKKSTTSPVALASEVSLNNNTSVQYVKKETFFRTQSSDIQSDNKTKTYDSSQVISTIPSQNKNNQEELIVPVARNSQEATYEKVWEPIDEKEKTDSTIYSTTAENLENEEGHNNDYKIGLKSIDSLKETTKEIVEQVTAETILLQHAASTATDNFESNESKTESQLLSKIKDNQNDKSEAPMQQRNDINTRRIKTELQNLPHTSSKRLTEYEACKLRRAARINKLKEKLYARREKLLHQHQNGLTKIVDEQKRILKRREAWERLREKDDYDRLIDQREFIEILLDDDVTYEENDKSYSIPTKIIPKQYNNIIDHIYILRKPSKVHYPEQNDYQRLQNLIKDELEELEELEKTAKSSERKHDPHISKAEDKLRAETSRFLDSEHNQNCQSSETNKDERESMESTFRPLDHKVLIIDPSIYYGSEPILQLHEDYLKIPEYRSKIKSQVQDPITRWILRNFPEVLSRLKSNELQHQVSKSQEYIEKLLPIKDNYDQENINILHILDKQRQYDPLKKPAQIKLNSFDQRNVNQAVSDKEADKEINKSSNSNKGENNLNVKILNNNKADDVEKIINDDSKATELENENTRVRKDVEKQTDKHLPYYFRLSEDVISKLNSIHLKNSLKEIFDKESTVAALLTKINRPSSVDLLQKSKNYLVSSRGDFKIIEEISNEENDQEDYESNRIALVPIKIKNIYKILNAKDNDDSLESIEIPERWDEQYVLGKMLDAMNKYLDDKTSEEFEYEDLSTLPSENNKSIPNEECSCKKKQDISVENSSAESERNEQYEITSDELANERGTLLLLPWKNMKERQRKKREVKNEINEDITKTKRKVTRQSQSNKLILNKDLKNKRIKRYYLNNIVNEKKDNMIEMNDIKVNHLQSQINKKNHDNLLEDFIKTQKKYNLYNNKAFSVKNEEKNKIIPLSNNVLKNDKKLLQEKDSKRQDYVNSMEESVSNSEKNFNGTLTDEDEHHRNKISKTSGNTFHTAIMNIKDFFALFSGISKMFMYTF, encoded by the exons atgaAATGCCATCGACAATGTGTTTGCTTGCTTTTGCAAGTGATCTCTTTTGTCGTGAATTGCCttgcagaaaatttaatacttaatataaatttcaagaaGCCGATTGCGGTAACTGATCACGCATTTCTTAGTTTCACTCTGGATCCGACAACATTGCAGCAAAATGATTTTAT TAAAAACATCGAGAGAAATACGAATTTGGCGCGAGGCTTGGCACCTGCTTACATTCGCCTTGGAGGACCACAAAGCAATTTTTACAACTTTgaacaaatatatttgcacGAGATTGATGTGAAGCCAAATGATATGCACTTTG GGACACAATGGACACTTGTATATCAATGGGCAAAAAACGCTGGATTAGACGTAATCGCATGCATTACTCCTCACTATATTGACAACGAGTTGAAAACCGATTTCATGGATCCTAGAAACATAGCAGAACTTCTCTCTTTCAGCGATCGCATGGGTTACAACATCAGTTGGCAATTGGGTTACG AATGCCAAACGAGATGCGACTTATCTGGCGAAAAACTAGGACAATACGTCGCCAATTTGCGCGAAATGCTGAAAACTTTCCCAAGATATTCCAATAGTTTAATCACGGGACCAGATATTGTGGCGTACAGAACAGTGCAACAACAGAAATATCTTCAGGATTATTTACATTCAGCGAATACTGCACTTTCTGCAATTACATGGCATCC CAATAATTTCAACGATTTGGACAGCGTTTCTTTAAACAACGACAgcatttctataaattataataacatgaTTGCCGAAAAAGAAGAGCTGTACAAAGTCATCAGTAacacggcaggagaaaaaccACTATGGATTG TGGAATCAAAACCACAAGAGAATAATCATCAATATCTAAAAGCGCTTATCTGGACAAAAAGACTTGGGGATGCTGCTAAGCTTGATATACAAGTTCTAATGAGACAATTGCCAAACTTGTACCAAGTCACTCCT GTTTATTGGGTATCATTATTACACAAGACTTTAGTTGGACGTAAAGTTTTGGAAATAAAGCTTCAATCCGACAACTTCGAAAATCATGTGCATTTTTACAGCCAATGCACAAAACCCTCAGCGTTATACAGTAATGGAGCTATTACAATTTTCGGGATAAACTTAACACCGAGAAAAGTGACCGCTAGTTTAAAAgatctcaaaataaaaattcttcacaaatacattttatcaccagattttgaaactaaaaataaGATGTCTTCAGA gCAAGTTCTGTTGAATAATAAAtcacttaatttaataaatgacacAAAGTTGCCTGAAATAAACCCAGAAATCATTATCAATCCCGATGGCCTTGAATTAGAATTCCCTTCTAACAGTATAGGTTTTTGGGTTATACCTAATGCaaag GTAAAAGTCTGCATTTATTCGGAAGAAGAAACAATCGAGAacggtataataaaaaaattatcaaaacgaCATGAAAATGACATTCAACTGAACAACcaagaagataaagaaaaaagtataaatcaatcaaatgtaatagaaaataatgtaaaagaaaataaaaatcaatcgaatttaaaaattgagaagATATCCGGGAAACAAAAtcagaaaaaacaaaaaactgttaaaaactTTGATACTGAAGGTCAAAAGAAAATCTGgggttttaatttatttaaaaaaataagaaaatttttgcaaaatagagtgcaaaaaaagaataaaaataattcttcaaaTTTGCAGAGAACGTTCACAATCGATTTTGGAGAAGAACAAGAAAATTCATCTGAAAAAGTAGAagagcaacaaaatttaaatagaaaaataatggGAGTCGACAACCAGTTTAAAAGTATTCaagatacatttaaaaaatataagcacATTCTACTAAAGAAAAAGGCTGAAATAGAAGATATTCAAGATTACGAATCAGAAGTCCAaagtattgataatattataacgttaTTATCAAAGATCGAtgcttttcttctttatataGTTACTTCAAACGAaccaataaacaaaataaaagacaaagCAAAGAATGAAGAggaatcaataattaaaataaataaaaaattaaaagaatattttattgaattagaAAATTCCGCTGAAATAAAGTCAAAtacgattaataaaatagaacagTACTTCAATAAgcttaataaattgttagaagacaataatttaaaaaaggataatAATGGTAgtcaaatttctattaataaagatttaatggaaaagaaaagatataaaagacaTTTAGACAGAAAGCTTAAAGATTCCAAAAAAATGAGGATACTTAAAAAGCGCTCACAAATAAATGACTTAAAAGATCATGTAATTAAACAGAAGATAAAGCAGAAAAACGACGATGAAAAGAAAAGACAatggaaattaatttcgtttggtaattcaaaaaaaattcttaataataataagaataaatataataatctgttTCAACGAgattctgttaaaaaattatttaaaagtgatgtttttaaaaatactgttCATCATATTGatcatcaaaatttaatccaaaaacataaaaaaatagaaaacgatAATATCTACACGAACACGCAACAGAATCAAAAATCGATATTAGACCATACGAAGTACTCTAAAATTAGCAACATAGAAAATCATCAAAATTTGATAGAAcatgaaagaataaaaagggatattagcaaaaaattcgtCGACGTAGGTCCGAGGAAAGACAGTGCTTTCAGAAAACGTTCAAGAATCGACGACttgaaaaactatttaaacGAGAGACAGACAAAAcaaaaacatgatattaaaagagaaaaattattagtccCATTCAATCCAAGAACCATTGATAGCGCTGAAAACAACTTTTACGGCTTCTTTCGGCGAGATCCTATCAAAGGATTTCCCGAGGGTGACATTTTTGTGACCACGGGAGATTCGTTGGAGCAAAAGGACAAAGATTATGATTATGTTGAAGATGAGGACGATAGTGATGACGGCTCAGAGAAGAAGAATACGCAACACAGTCAAAAATCGATGTTAGACTATACGAAAGATGATATTTGGGTTGAAAAGGTTGAAAACGATCACTGCAATTACATGCCAAACGAGTTTTtcgaaaatatcaaattatctAATGCAATGAAGAAAAACTCCAAGACTTACGATGATCTATGGGAGGCAGAATTTTCTGAAGACCataacaacaacaacagcaacaacaataaaaataataacgaaatTACTGTCGTAGATTCAAGATACTCTTCGATGTCTCAACTTCCTACAGCATCAACttccaatattaattataaagcaTCAAATGCAGAACTTAAAGGAACAAACCAAAAGTTGGAACCAGAATCAAAACTTcctaattctttttatttacctTCTCAAGTTTCtactacaaaatataattacgatAATTATCAAGCTTCAATAAATAACGacaaattaaaagaagataaTAGTTTTGTTATGAGCATAAATAATAGAGACGATATTAATGCACAAactattcaatattttagacCTACTAACGCATATGCAGAACATTCTATTCATGATGaacctttttataataatagaaaaaaaaggagcaaTTGGGAAAAGCTTCGGAAAATTTTTGCTGAAGAAATGATTAAGGAAGATGAAAAAAACGCAAGCAGAGTCATCCGAGCTACCAATTCGCCAAAGAAACTCTACTATCGTCGTAATACTTCGGCATCTACAGCCCAATATACAGATACTTCTccagaagaaaataaaagtatgagTGCAGATGTTAAACAACCTAAGAAAAATGTTCTAAATCCTGTGACAATAGAAGAATACGATGAAATTATGGATGGAGAAGTACTTCCAAATGAAAGTGTCATTGAGTCcgattatgaaaaaaatgatacaaCCGATACGGAATTTACAGTCACAGAATTAAGTGCATTGGATCATAAATTAAGCAATATAACGCAAGTGACTGATGCATCTTCAATATCAGGAGCGAGCAATATTTCCGAGCAATATGATAATGCAAAGAAATCAACTACATCACCAGTGGCTTTAGCTTCAGAAGTTTCTCTAAATAACAATACTAGTGTTCAATacgttaaaaaagaaacgtttttTCGTACCCAATCATCAGATATCCAATCAGACAACAAGACAAAGACGTATGATTCTTCCCAGGTTATTTCTACGATTCCTTcacaaaataagaataatcaGGAAGAACTTATTGTCCCTGTTGCTAGGAACTCACAGGAAGCAACCTATGAGAAAGTATGGGAGCCCATCGACGAAAAGGAGAAAACCGACAGTACAATCTATTCGACAACCGCCGAAAATCTGGAAAACGAAGAAGGGCACAACaatgattataaaattggACTAAAGTCAATCGATTCTCTCAAAGAAACAACAAAAGAAATTGTCGAACAAGTGACAGCggaaacaattttgttacagCATGCAGCAAGTACAGCGACTGATAATTTTGAATCAAACGAATCAAAAACAGAATCACAGTTactatcaaaaataaaagataatcaaAATGATAAATCAGAAGCTCCGATGCAGCAGAGAAATGATATTAACACGAGAAGAATAAAGACTGAACTGCAAAATCTTCCTCATACATCATCAAAAAGACTCACTGAATATGAGGCATGCAAGTTGAGACGCGCGGCAcgaattaataagttaaaagaaaaattgtacgCAAGACGAGAGAAATTGTTGCATCAGCATCAAAATGGGCTAACGAAAATTGTTGACGAACAGAAGAGGATTTTGAAAAGAAGAGAAGCATGGGAGAGACTTCGTGAAAAGGATGATTATGACCGATTAATCGATCAGAGAGAGTTTATTGAGATTTTACTAGATGACGATGTTACCTACGAAGAAAACGATAAGAGTTATTCAATCCCTACCAAGATTATTCCTaaacaatataacaatattatagatcatatatatatacttagaAAACCAAGTAAAGTACATTATCCAGAACAAAATGATTACCAACGTCTTCAAAATCTAATCAAAGATGAACTAGAAGAACTAGAAGAACTGGAAAAAACGGCGAAATCTTCAGAACGTAAACATGACCCACATATTTCAAAAGCTGAAGATAAACTAAGAGCAGAAACATCCAGATTTTTGGATAGTGAACACAATCAAAACTGTCAGTCCTCCGAAACAAATAAAGATGAACGAGAATCAATGGAAAGTACGTTTCGACCGTTAGATCACAAAGTCCTTATAATTGATCCTTCGATATATTACGGTAGTGAACCAATTTTGCAATTACACGAAGACTACTTAAAAATTCCGGAATAtcgttcaaaaattaaatcccAAGTCCAAGATCCAATTACAAGATGGATATTAAGAAACTTTCCTGAGGTTCTTTCACGATTAAAATCCAACGAACTCCAGCATCAAGTTTCCAAATCACAAGAATATATAGAGAAATTATTACCAATCAAGGATAATTAcgatcaagaaaatattaatatcttgcatattttagataaacaAAGACAATATGATCCTTTAAAAAAACCTGCACAAATCAAGCTGAATTCTTTTGATCAAAGAAATGTCAACCAAGCTGTAAGCGATAAAGAAGcagataaagaaattaataaatcgtcCAATTCAAATAaaggagaaaataatttaaacgttaaaatacttaacaataataaagcaGACgatgttgaaaaaattatcaatgatGATTCTAAAGCAACAGAACTTGAAAACGAAAACACGCGGGTTCGGAAAGACGTTGAAAAACAAACAGACAAACATTTGCCATATTATTTTCG ACTATCCGAAGATGtgataagtaaattaaatagcaTCCATTTAAAAAACTCTTTGAAGGAGATATTTGACAAAGAATCAACGGTAGCTGCTTTGTTGACAAAAATCAATAGACCATCAAGCGTTGATTTGCTTCagaaatcaaaaaattacttaGTTTCTTCGAGAGgagatttcaaaattatagaagaaatttcaaatgAAGAGAATGATCAAGAAGATTATGAATCAAATCGTATTGCTCTTGTAccgattaaaattaagaatatttataagatattaaatgcGAAGGATAATGATGATTCGTTAGAAAGTATTGAGATTCCTGAACGATGGGACGAGCAGTATGTATTGGGAAAAATGCTAGACGCGATGAATAAATATCTGGATGACAAAACATCGGAGGAATTTGAATATGAAGATCTTTCAACTTTGCCAAGtgagaataataaaagtattccAAACGAAGAGTGTTCATGCAAAAAGAAGCAAGATATTTCTGTAGAAAACAGCAGTGCCGAATCAGAAAGaaatgaacaatatgaaattacAAGCGACGAACTCGCTAATGAGCGTGGAACTCTTTTATTGCTTCCTTGGAAGAATATGAAGGAAAGACagcgaaaaaaaagagaagtaaAAAATGAGATCAATGAAGACATAACTAAAACAAAACGTAag GTTACAAGGCAATCGCAGTCGAACAAATTAATTCTGAATAAAGACCTCAAAAACAAACGCatcaaaagatattatttaaataacattgttaATGAAAAGAAAGACAATATGATAGAGATGAATGATATAAAAGTGAATCATTTACAgtctcaaataaataaaaaaaatcatgacaaTCTTCTTGAAGATTtcataaaaacacaaaaaaagtataatttgtataataataaagctttttctgtaaaaaacgaagaaaaaaataaaattataccgTTATCAAATAACGTATTgaagaatgataaaaaattattgcaagaaAAAGACTCAAAACGGCAAGATTACGTGAATTCTATGGAAGAATCTGTCAGTAACTCCGAAAAGAATTTCAACGGCACATTGACGGATGAAGATGAACATCATAGAAATAAGATTTCCAAAACTAGTGGCAATACATTCCACACTGCgattatgaatataaaagatttttttgcaTTGTTCTCGGGTATTTCTAAAATGTTcatgtatacattttaa